A region of Subtercola boreus DNA encodes the following proteins:
- a CDS encoding sensor histidine kinase yields MSTLSDLVLAQGNSTEADVEWLHLLVGDWQLLADLAFADIVLWVPSKDGSFVAVAHARPSSSATLFYRDFVGQAVKAEWRKQVTDAFESAQIVDTAAPDWYEETPTRVRAVPVLRRLSQTDMKTTDHPIAVVTRHTNLSEARTPSRQELTFNECANDLFAMIAAGDFPDLGAPTGPRRGAPRAPDGLIRLDADGIVTFASPNGLSAFNRMGFSEELEGQSLAEVTTQLLNGTLVVDESLPLVVTGRAPWRTDIDAKGVTVSLRAIPLRTRGQRFGAIVLCRDVSELRHDERELITKDATIREIHHRVKNNLQTVASLLRIQARRTHSDDAKDALSQAMRRVAAIAVVHDTLSEGLSQKVDFDVVFERVLMLVTEVASAHNTTVHPKFSGSFGVLPSEYATPLALALTELVTNAVEHGLAGQEGQVEIVASHSEETLTVEVRDTGSGLPEGKVGSGLGTQIVRTLIQGELGGTIDWHTMVGSGTVVTIEIPFRWLKKR; encoded by the coding sequence GTGTCAACATTGAGCGATCTCGTCCTCGCGCAGGGCAATTCCACCGAAGCCGACGTCGAGTGGCTCCATCTCCTCGTCGGAGACTGGCAGCTTCTCGCCGACCTGGCCTTCGCCGACATCGTGCTGTGGGTTCCGTCGAAGGACGGCAGCTTCGTCGCGGTGGCGCACGCCCGGCCATCCAGCTCGGCCACCCTCTTCTACCGCGATTTCGTGGGCCAGGCGGTCAAGGCCGAGTGGCGGAAGCAGGTCACCGACGCGTTCGAGAGCGCCCAGATCGTCGACACTGCCGCGCCGGACTGGTACGAGGAGACCCCGACCCGCGTGCGGGCCGTACCGGTGCTCCGCCGCCTCTCGCAGACCGACATGAAGACCACCGACCACCCGATCGCCGTGGTCACCCGCCACACGAACCTCAGCGAGGCGCGCACCCCGAGCCGCCAGGAGCTCACCTTCAACGAGTGCGCCAACGATTTGTTCGCGATGATCGCGGCGGGTGACTTCCCCGACCTCGGCGCACCGACGGGTCCGCGGCGCGGCGCACCCCGGGCCCCCGACGGCCTCATCCGGCTCGACGCCGACGGCATCGTGACGTTCGCGAGCCCGAACGGACTGTCGGCTTTCAACCGGATGGGGTTCAGCGAAGAGCTCGAGGGCCAGTCGCTGGCCGAGGTGACGACACAGCTCCTGAACGGAACGCTGGTCGTCGATGAGTCCCTCCCGCTGGTGGTCACCGGGCGGGCGCCCTGGCGCACCGACATCGATGCGAAGGGCGTGACGGTGTCGCTCAGGGCGATCCCGCTCCGCACCCGTGGGCAGCGATTCGGCGCCATCGTGCTCTGCCGCGACGTCTCAGAGCTGCGCCATGACGAGCGCGAACTGATCACCAAGGACGCGACGATCCGCGAGATCCACCACCGGGTGAAGAACAACCTCCAGACCGTGGCGTCGCTGCTCCGCATCCAGGCCCGCCGCACCCATTCCGATGACGCGAAGGATGCTCTGTCCCAGGCCATGCGCCGGGTTGCCGCCATCGCTGTGGTGCACGACACGCTCTCCGAGGGTCTCAGCCAGAAGGTCGACTTCGACGTGGTGTTCGAGCGGGTGCTGATGCTCGTCACCGAGGTCGCCTCGGCTCACAACACGACCGTGCATCCGAAGTTCAGCGGAAGCTTCGGCGTGCTGCCGAGCGAGTATGCCACCCCGCTCGCGCTCGCGCTCACGGAACTCGTCACCAACGCCGTCGAACACGGTCTCGCCGGCCAGGAGGGCCAGGTCGAGATCGTTGCCTCGCACTCCGAGGAGACGCTCACGGTCGAAGTGCGGGACACCGGATCCGGTCTGCCGGAAGGCAAGGTCGGTTCGGGGCTCGGCACTCAAATCGTTCGCACCCTCATCCAGGGCGAACTGGGCGGAACCATCGACTGGCACACCATGGTCGGGAGCGGCACGGTCGTGACGATCGAGATTCCGTTCCGCTGGCTGAAGAAGCGCTGA
- a CDS encoding Rv3235 family protein codes for MILFPSVVDIADHDQPSLDAPRNEPHGVEPRVSEPHDTEPQGILESLTLSVLEVLAGVRDLDQMARWVSEDVYRHLMQRVVLSARARQVKGERFIRPTFTIGRTVHSEPAPGIIEGVVIVHGKARTRAVALRLERLESRWRASAINVL; via the coding sequence ATGATCCTGTTCCCCTCCGTCGTCGACATCGCCGACCACGACCAGCCGTCACTCGACGCACCGCGCAACGAACCGCACGGCGTGGAGCCCCGCGTGAGTGAGCCACACGACACGGAACCGCAGGGCATCCTCGAGAGCCTGACTCTCAGCGTCCTGGAGGTGCTGGCCGGGGTACGAGACCTCGACCAGATGGCGCGGTGGGTGTCCGAAGACGTCTACCGCCACCTGATGCAGCGCGTTGTGCTGTCGGCGCGTGCCCGCCAGGTGAAGGGTGAACGTTTCATCCGGCCCACGTTTACCATCGGCAGGACGGTGCACAGCGAACCGGCCCCCGGAATCATCGAGGGTGTCGTGATCGTGCACGGCAAGGCACGCACCCGGGCCGTGGCGCTTCGCCTCGAACGGCTCGAGTCGCGGTGGCGCGCGAGCGCGATCAACGTGCTCTGA
- the hpf gene encoding ribosome hibernation-promoting factor, HPF/YfiA family: protein MEINITGRNLGITDRFRSYATEKADKVAHLADRALALEIKVCRHSSANTSGGDDRVELTLIGPGPIVRAESAGSDKYVAFDLAIAKLLERIRRAKDRKKVHRGQHRPVSLREASITDFNLTDLKPAEADVLAQVSTGAVQTVPESGGDHTTSAPEAEGADGADEAWSPVVIRKKVFAAAPMTVDDALYLMELVGHDFYLFIDSETNRPSVVYRRKGWDYGVIGLDDSASPLVADAREAERVLS from the coding sequence ATGGAGATCAACATCACGGGCCGCAACCTAGGGATCACCGACCGGTTCCGGAGCTACGCGACAGAGAAGGCCGACAAAGTCGCCCACCTCGCCGATCGCGCACTCGCCCTCGAGATCAAGGTCTGCCGCCACAGCTCGGCGAACACCTCCGGCGGAGACGACCGCGTGGAACTGACCCTCATCGGACCGGGCCCGATCGTGCGTGCGGAGAGCGCGGGAAGCGACAAGTACGTGGCCTTCGACCTCGCCATCGCCAAGCTCCTCGAACGAATCCGCCGAGCGAAGGACCGCAAGAAGGTGCACCGCGGGCAACATCGTCCGGTCTCCCTCAGGGAGGCGTCGATCACCGACTTCAACCTCACCGACCTGAAACCCGCCGAGGCCGACGTTCTCGCCCAGGTCAGCACCGGTGCGGTGCAGACGGTTCCGGAGTCCGGGGGAGACCACACGACATCCGCGCCGGAAGCAGAGGGTGCCGACGGAGCGGACGAAGCCTGGTCGCCGGTGGTCATCCGCAAGAAGGTCTTCGCGGCAGCCCCGATGACGGTCGACGATGCGCTCTACCTGATGGAACTCGTCGGGCACGACTTCTACCTGTTCATCGACTCGGAGACCAACCGCCCGAGCGTGGTCTACCGCCGGAAGGGCTGGGACTACGGAGTGATCGGGCTCGACGACAGCGCGTCGCCGCTCGTCGCGGATGCCCGCGAGGCGGAGAGGGTTCTCTCGTAG
- a CDS encoding ComF family protein — protein MTFPTSFLSLAAAARLALVAALGGALAVLLPTECVGCGARDHPVCPVCCEAMGPPAADGSRTEALVIEVPGERPLRVWASVPYGGIVSTALSAFKESGRTDVTRSLARVLEPAVLDARSALLGSLPPGTGLELTVAPSSRVAFRRRGYHPVVLLATRARSGLRLSQTLRVARPTADQAGLGVDARRVNLSGSLTVRSKLTGALDGRNFLLIDDVVTTGSTLLECRRALESAGATVWGAATLAHTPKHHGASAVRPAGERAGQLR, from the coding sequence ATGACCTTTCCCACATCCTTTCTGTCACTGGCCGCCGCTGCCCGGCTCGCCCTCGTAGCCGCGCTGGGCGGCGCGCTCGCTGTGCTGCTGCCGACCGAGTGCGTCGGCTGCGGAGCGCGCGACCACCCGGTCTGCCCGGTGTGCTGTGAGGCCATGGGGCCACCGGCCGCGGACGGCTCCCGCACTGAGGCTCTCGTGATCGAGGTGCCGGGTGAGCGGCCGCTCCGGGTCTGGGCGAGCGTTCCCTATGGAGGCATCGTCAGCACAGCACTCTCCGCCTTCAAGGAGTCGGGGCGAACCGATGTGACACGGTCGCTGGCCCGCGTGCTCGAGCCGGCGGTTCTGGATGCCCGGAGTGCCCTGCTCGGATCCCTTCCTCCGGGCACAGGCCTCGAACTCACCGTCGCGCCGTCGTCCCGCGTCGCCTTCCGGCGACGCGGCTACCACCCGGTCGTGCTGCTGGCCACCCGTGCGCGGAGCGGGCTGAGGCTCTCCCAGACGCTGCGGGTGGCGCGGCCCACCGCCGACCAGGCCGGGCTGGGCGTCGACGCGCGACGGGTCAACCTCAGCGGATCCCTCACAGTTCGGAGCAAGCTCACAGGCGCCCTCGACGGGCGGAACTTCCTCCTCATCGATGACGTCGTCACGACCGGTTCGACGCTCCTGGAATGCCGCAGGGCGCTGGAATCCGCCGGAGCCACGGTGTGGGGCGCGGCAACCCTCGCCCACACGCCGAAGCACCACGGGGCATCCGCCGTGCGACCTGCGGGTGAACGAGCGGGGCAGTTGCGGTGA
- a CDS encoding WhiB family transcriptional regulator, which translates to MDWRDKAACLTADPELFFPVGNTGPAVDQIDKAKAVCARCSVTEVCLQYALETGQDSGVWGGLSEDERRALKRRAARARRAS; encoded by the coding sequence ATGGATTGGCGCGACAAGGCCGCCTGCCTGACTGCAGACCCCGAGCTCTTCTTCCCCGTCGGCAACACCGGCCCGGCAGTAGACCAGATCGACAAGGCGAAAGCCGTCTGCGCCCGATGCTCCGTCACCGAGGTCTGTCTGCAGTACGCCCTCGAGACCGGCCAAGACTCCGGCGTCTGGGGTGGTCTCAGCGAAGACGAGCGCCGCGCCCTCAAGCGCCGCGCCGCCCGCGCCCGCCGCGCCTCGTAG
- the secA gene encoding preprotein translocase subunit SecA: MASVLEKVLRVGEGRVLRRLENYAKAINALEEDFTHLTDEELKDETPRLRERFEDGESLDHLLPEAFAAVREASRRTLGLRHFDVQLMGGAALHLGNIAEMKTGEGKTLVATLPAYLNAIAGKGVHIVTVNDYLANYQSELMGRVFRALGMTTGVILSGQTPPERREQYAADITYGTNNEFGFDYLRDNMAWQAGDMVQRGHNFAIVDEVDSILIDEARTPLIISGPASGEANRWFTEFASIATRLSSGDDYEVDEKKRTVGILEPGIEKVEDYLGIDNLYESANTPLISFLNNSLKASALFKKDKDYVVMNGEVLIVDEHTGRILAGRRYNEGIHQAIEAKEGVVVKAENQTLATVTLQNYFRLYDKLAGMTGTAETEAAEFMSTYKLGVVAIPTNRPMQRKDQSDLVYKNEQSKFEQVVEDIVERHATGQPVLVGTTSVEKSEYLSRLLAKKGVRHEVLNAKNHAREAAIIAQAGRLGAVTVATNMAGRGTDIMLGGNTEFLAVAEMNSRGLSPVDTPDEYEAAWDDVFAEVKSGVEEEAEKVVEAGGLYVLGTERHESRRIDNQLRGRSGRQGDPGESRFYLSLTDDLMRLFNAGAAESLMGRGNVPDDLAIESKVVSRAIRSAQSQVEGRNAEIRKNVLKYDDVLNRQREAIYGDRRHILEGDDLHERAQKFLKDVVEDVLETHAGEGNGDDWDFDAMWTELKTLYPVSISIDEVVAEAGSKGKISREFVAREILSDAQIAYQAREATLGEAAMRELERRVVLTVIDRRWRDHLYEMDYLKDGIGLRAMAQRDPLVEYQREGFALFQQMMGQIREEAVGFLFNLEVEVNTPAGSVDAPTVQAKGLESGNAAVEQLSFTAPSDSGGVEVRNQRGQLEQAATARAQREEAEANPLTPGGAPTAPAAGKNPQRGQAPRSQPTTTGAFGQKTPVGGPPAANRAERRGQGKKK; encoded by the coding sequence GTGGCTTCAGTTTTGGAAAAGGTCCTCCGGGTCGGCGAGGGCCGGGTGCTTCGACGCCTCGAGAACTATGCGAAAGCGATCAACGCCCTCGAAGAGGACTTCACACACCTCACCGATGAGGAGCTGAAAGACGAGACGCCGAGGCTCCGGGAGCGTTTCGAAGACGGCGAGAGCCTCGACCACCTGCTGCCCGAAGCCTTCGCCGCCGTGCGGGAGGCTTCGAGGCGCACCCTCGGGCTCCGTCACTTCGACGTGCAGCTGATGGGCGGGGCAGCCCTCCACCTCGGCAACATCGCCGAGATGAAGACCGGTGAGGGCAAGACCCTCGTCGCCACGCTCCCGGCCTACCTGAACGCGATCGCAGGCAAGGGCGTGCACATCGTCACGGTGAACGACTACCTCGCCAACTACCAGAGCGAGCTGATGGGCCGCGTGTTCCGCGCGCTCGGCATGACCACCGGGGTGATCCTCTCCGGGCAGACCCCGCCCGAGCGACGCGAGCAGTACGCCGCCGACATCACCTACGGAACCAACAACGAGTTCGGCTTCGACTACCTGCGCGACAACATGGCCTGGCAGGCGGGCGACATGGTGCAGCGCGGCCACAACTTCGCGATCGTCGACGAGGTCGACAGCATCCTGATCGATGAGGCGCGCACGCCACTGATCATCTCCGGTCCGGCTTCCGGCGAAGCCAACCGCTGGTTCACCGAGTTCGCCTCCATCGCGACCCGTCTCTCGTCCGGCGACGACTACGAGGTCGACGAGAAGAAGCGCACCGTGGGCATCCTCGAGCCCGGTATCGAGAAGGTCGAGGACTACCTCGGCATCGACAACCTCTACGAGTCCGCGAACACCCCGCTGATCTCCTTCCTCAACAACTCGTTGAAGGCCTCGGCGTTGTTCAAGAAGGACAAGGACTACGTCGTGATGAACGGCGAGGTGCTGATCGTCGACGAGCACACCGGCCGCATCCTGGCCGGCCGTCGCTACAACGAAGGCATCCACCAGGCGATCGAGGCCAAGGAGGGCGTGGTCGTCAAGGCCGAGAACCAGACGCTCGCCACGGTGACGCTGCAGAACTACTTCCGGCTCTACGACAAGCTCGCCGGCATGACGGGTACGGCCGAGACCGAGGCTGCCGAGTTCATGAGCACCTACAAGCTCGGCGTGGTCGCCATCCCGACGAACCGGCCGATGCAGCGGAAAGACCAGTCCGACCTCGTCTACAAGAACGAGCAGTCCAAGTTCGAGCAGGTCGTCGAGGACATCGTCGAGCGCCACGCCACCGGCCAGCCCGTGCTGGTCGGAACGACGAGCGTCGAGAAGAGCGAGTACCTCTCGCGCCTGCTCGCCAAGAAGGGCGTGCGCCACGAGGTTCTGAACGCGAAGAACCACGCTCGCGAGGCTGCGATCATCGCACAGGCCGGTCGCCTCGGCGCCGTCACCGTCGCGACCAACATGGCGGGGCGCGGCACCGACATCATGCTCGGCGGCAACACCGAGTTCCTGGCCGTGGCCGAGATGAACTCCCGCGGCCTCAGCCCGGTCGACACCCCCGACGAGTACGAAGCCGCCTGGGACGACGTGTTCGCCGAGGTCAAGTCGGGCGTCGAGGAGGAGGCCGAGAAGGTCGTCGAGGCCGGCGGTCTCTACGTTCTCGGCACCGAGCGGCACGAGTCCCGCCGCATCGACAACCAGCTCCGTGGCCGGAGCGGCCGCCAGGGCGACCCGGGCGAGAGCCGGTTCTACCTCTCCCTGACCGACGACCTCATGCGCCTGTTCAACGCTGGTGCCGCTGAGAGCCTGATGGGCCGCGGCAATGTGCCCGACGACCTGGCGATCGAGTCGAAGGTCGTGTCTCGCGCCATCCGGAGCGCGCAGTCGCAGGTCGAGGGCCGGAACGCCGAGATCCGCAAGAACGTGCTGAAGTACGACGACGTGCTGAACCGCCAGCGCGAAGCCATCTACGGCGACCGCCGACACATCCTCGAGGGTGACGACCTGCACGAACGTGCGCAGAAGTTCCTCAAAGACGTGGTCGAAGACGTGCTCGAGACCCACGCGGGCGAGGGCAACGGCGACGACTGGGACTTCGACGCCATGTGGACCGAACTGAAGACCCTCTACCCGGTGTCGATCTCGATCGACGAGGTCGTCGCGGAGGCGGGCAGCAAAGGCAAGATCAGCCGCGAGTTCGTGGCCCGGGAGATCCTCTCCGACGCCCAGATCGCCTACCAGGCCCGCGAGGCGACACTCGGTGAGGCGGCTATGCGCGAACTCGAACGCCGCGTGGTGCTCACCGTCATCGACCGTCGCTGGCGTGACCACCTCTACGAGATGGACTACCTGAAAGACGGCATCGGCCTGCGGGCAATGGCTCAGCGCGACCCGCTGGTCGAGTACCAGCGGGAGGGCTTCGCCCTCTTCCAGCAGATGATGGGCCAGATCCGGGAGGAGGCCGTCGGGTTCCTCTTCAACCTCGAGGTCGAGGTGAACACTCCCGCAGGGTCCGTCGATGCTCCCACCGTGCAGGCGAAGGGCCTCGAGAGCGGCAACGCCGCTGTCGAACAGCTGAGCTTCACCGCTCCGAGCGACTCTGGCGGAGTCGAGGTGCGAAACCAGCGCGGCCAGCTCGAACAGGCCGCAACTGCGCGTGCGCAGCGTGAGGAGGCGGAAGCCAACCCCCTCACACCCGGCGGGGCGCCGACCGCGCCGGCGGCCGGCAAGAACCCGCAGCGCGGCCAGGCTCCGCGCAGCCAGCCCACCACGACCGGTGCGTTCGGCCAGAAGACCCCCGTCGGGGGTCCGCCCGCGGCGAACCGCGCCGAACGCCGCGGCCAGGGCAAGAAGAAGTAA
- a CDS encoding GerMN domain-containing protein — protein MRAARLRATAVLAVAVAAVLTLAGCTGIPDSGGVHAQPASSAPEDIDVILLPPGPVPDANQTQILNGFLQAAASPQNDYAVARSFLSKGFQKQWDPNAGVLIDAGQLAFNPGETDTAMSVSVTPQAEVDGTGEYVENTSTSSVTIPFQFTQEDGQWRINMADPGIILEQSRFSQVFSSHSLYFYDPTYTYLVPDVRWFPKDETTGTRVVKALLAGPAPWLGQGAVVTAFPDGTETSSVVVSSGKANVDLSNQVLTQTPEAQQRMQAQLDTSLGSVASVAAVAITVNQSPLTIPAAASPIFAPRVDPKPLVLQAGAFGYLTSSALVPLAGLSDKVQALAPLSVTSSANVLAVGTATGVYAVQSGDNPGVLVDSREGLLAPTLDPSGYVWTVPVSAPNAVQAYGSDGTVHPVAVDWDGASSIVSLDVSRDGTRVLAFTVTDGLPRLMVAAVIRNSAGAPERLGDPVTLASGSGTPLDATWVDASSVASLTVTAGGDDRVVLQEIGGMSSTLGIPVKAASLSGSNDVSGLWLLTSTGELQQQRGSGWQTTAKAVSLLATQT, from the coding sequence GTGAGGGCGGCTCGCCTCCGGGCCACCGCTGTGCTGGCTGTGGCCGTGGCCGCCGTTCTCACGCTGGCGGGCTGCACGGGCATCCCCGACAGCGGTGGCGTGCACGCCCAGCCGGCGAGCTCAGCGCCCGAGGACATCGACGTGATCCTGCTGCCGCCGGGTCCCGTTCCCGACGCGAACCAGACGCAGATCCTGAACGGCTTCCTCCAGGCTGCGGCGAGCCCGCAGAACGACTATGCGGTTGCAAGGAGTTTCCTCTCGAAGGGCTTCCAGAAGCAGTGGGATCCGAACGCCGGCGTTCTGATCGATGCGGGACAACTCGCCTTCAACCCCGGCGAGACGGACACCGCCATGAGCGTCAGCGTGACGCCCCAGGCGGAGGTCGACGGTACGGGTGAGTACGTCGAGAACACCTCGACGTCGTCCGTGACGATCCCGTTCCAGTTCACCCAGGAGGACGGGCAGTGGCGCATCAACATGGCCGATCCCGGCATCATCCTGGAACAGAGCCGGTTCAGCCAGGTCTTCAGCTCGCACTCCCTCTACTTCTACGACCCGACGTACACGTACCTCGTTCCGGATGTGCGGTGGTTCCCCAAAGACGAGACGACCGGCACGCGCGTGGTGAAGGCGCTCCTCGCGGGGCCGGCACCGTGGCTCGGCCAGGGCGCGGTGGTCACCGCCTTCCCGGACGGCACGGAGACGTCGTCGGTCGTGGTCTCCTCTGGTAAGGCCAACGTCGACCTCTCGAACCAGGTTCTCACCCAGACCCCCGAGGCCCAGCAGCGGATGCAGGCGCAGCTCGACACCTCGCTCGGCTCCGTGGCGTCGGTCGCGGCCGTCGCGATCACGGTCAACCAGAGCCCGCTCACGATTCCGGCCGCGGCGAGCCCGATCTTCGCTCCCCGGGTCGACCCGAAACCGCTCGTCCTTCAGGCGGGCGCCTTCGGCTACCTGACCAGCAGCGCGCTTGTCCCTCTCGCGGGCCTGAGCGACAAGGTGCAGGCCCTCGCGCCGCTCTCGGTGACGTCGTCGGCGAACGTGCTCGCAGTCGGCACGGCAACCGGGGTCTACGCCGTGCAGTCGGGCGACAATCCGGGGGTTCTGGTCGACAGTCGCGAGGGGCTGCTGGCACCTACGCTTGACCCGTCCGGGTATGTCTGGACCGTGCCGGTGAGTGCCCCCAATGCTGTCCAGGCCTACGGGAGCGACGGCACCGTGCATCCGGTGGCCGTCGACTGGGATGGTGCGTCGAGCATCGTGTCACTGGATGTCTCGCGGGACGGCACCCGGGTTCTGGCGTTCACCGTGACCGACGGTCTTCCGCGGCTCATGGTCGCGGCGGTCATCCGCAACTCGGCCGGTGCGCCGGAGCGGCTGGGTGACCCGGTGACGCTGGCGTCGGGTTCGGGTACACCGCTCGACGCCACCTGGGTCGACGCGTCGAGTGTGGCCTCGCTGACGGTGACGGCGGGCGGAGACGACCGGGTGGTGCTGCAGGAGATCGGCGGCATGAGCTCAACACTCGGCATCCCGGTGAAGGCCGCTTCGCTCTCCGGTTCGAACGATGTGAGCGGGCTCTGGCTGCTCACCTCCACGGGAGAGCTGCAGCAGCAGCGCGGAAGCGGCTGGCAGACGACGGCCAAGGCGGTGTCGCTGCTGGCGACCCAGACCTGA
- a CDS encoding GH1 family beta-glucosidase, with the protein MTESAPTNLPPTIGNADYRDSGLQFPADFTFGSATASYQIEGAFDEDGRGPSIWDTFSKTPGKVLNGDTGDVADDHYHRLEEDLDLMASLNLQAYRFSIAWPRIQPTGRGPANQAGLDFYGRLIDGLIARGIKPVATLYHWDLPQALEDEGGWMSRSTALAFADYARIVGDAFGDRVHTWTTMNEPWCSAYLGYGSGAHAPGIMSAEGALKAVHHLNLAHGLAVLALREVVTNDPQFSITLNLHSIRGAGPTGAEAARQVSALANRAFTGPLLKGAYPEDLLDDTKDVTDWSFVEPGDLVTINQPIDVLGVNYYSTVTVQVWDGVSPRENADGHQNVGGSPWPGADRIEFLVQPGPYTEMGWNIDPSGLLDLLVSLRDEFPDQALMITENGAAFADTVTDGAVHDVERTDYLRRHITAAHRAIEAGVDLRGYFVWSLMDNFEWSLGYSKRFGIVRVDYDTLERLPKDSAHWYAALAGTNTIPA; encoded by the coding sequence GTGACTGAGAGCGCTCCCACCAACCTGCCCCCGACCATCGGAAACGCCGACTACCGCGACAGCGGGCTGCAGTTCCCGGCCGATTTCACCTTCGGATCCGCGACCGCGTCGTACCAGATCGAGGGGGCATTCGACGAAGACGGCCGCGGCCCGTCCATCTGGGACACCTTCAGCAAGACCCCCGGCAAAGTCCTGAACGGGGACACCGGCGACGTCGCCGACGACCACTACCACCGGCTCGAAGAAGACCTCGACCTGATGGCGTCGCTGAACCTGCAGGCGTACCGCTTCTCCATCGCCTGGCCGCGCATCCAGCCGACCGGCCGCGGCCCCGCGAACCAGGCCGGCCTGGACTTCTACGGCCGCCTCATCGACGGCCTGATCGCGCGCGGCATCAAGCCCGTCGCGACCCTGTACCACTGGGACCTGCCGCAGGCCCTCGAAGACGAGGGCGGGTGGATGTCGCGATCCACCGCCCTCGCCTTCGCCGACTATGCGCGCATCGTCGGCGACGCGTTCGGCGACCGCGTGCACACCTGGACCACCATGAACGAACCGTGGTGCTCGGCGTACCTCGGCTACGGGTCCGGCGCGCACGCCCCGGGCATCATGTCGGCGGAGGGCGCGCTGAAGGCGGTGCACCATCTGAACCTCGCCCACGGGCTCGCCGTGCTCGCGCTCCGTGAGGTCGTGACGAACGACCCGCAGTTCTCGATCACGTTGAACCTCCACAGCATCCGCGGCGCGGGCCCCACGGGCGCGGAGGCGGCGCGGCAGGTCAGCGCCCTCGCGAACCGTGCCTTCACCGGGCCGCTGCTGAAGGGCGCGTACCCCGAAGACCTCCTCGACGACACCAAAGACGTGACCGACTGGTCGTTCGTCGAACCCGGCGACCTCGTCACCATCAACCAGCCGATCGACGTGCTCGGTGTGAACTACTACTCGACGGTGACCGTGCAGGTGTGGGACGGCGTGAGCCCGCGGGAGAACGCCGACGGACACCAGAACGTCGGCGGGTCACCCTGGCCCGGAGCCGATCGCATCGAGTTCCTGGTGCAGCCGGGGCCGTACACCGAGATGGGCTGGAACATCGACCCGTCCGGGCTCCTCGACCTGCTCGTGTCGCTCCGCGACGAGTTCCCCGACCAGGCCTTGATGATCACCGAGAACGGCGCGGCCTTCGCCGACACGGTGACGGATGGCGCGGTGCACGACGTCGAGCGCACCGACTACCTGCGCCGGCACATCACCGCGGCCCACCGGGCGATCGAAGCCGGAGTGGACCTCCGCGGCTACTTCGTCTGGTCGCTGATGGACAACTTCGAGTGGAGCCTCGGCTACTCCAAACGGTTCGGCATCGTGCGCGTCGACTACGACACGCTCGAGCGTCTGCCGAAGGACAGCGCGCACTGGTACGCGGCACTGGCGGGCACGAACACGATCCCTGCGTAA
- the bcp gene encoding thioredoxin-dependent thiol peroxidase: protein MSDTSERLTAGLEAPDFTLQDENGADVSLSGHRGEKVVVYFYPAANTPGCTTEACDFRDNINSLKSAGYQVLGVSKDSPDVLKGFAEAQGLNFPLLSDPDLAVHKAYGAYGEKSLYGKTVTGVIRSTFVIDEEGAVSLPLYNVKATGHVASLGKKLKIDA from the coding sequence GTGAGCGACACTTCAGAACGACTGACAGCCGGCCTCGAGGCTCCCGACTTCACGCTGCAGGACGAGAACGGGGCGGATGTCTCGCTCTCCGGTCACCGCGGCGAGAAAGTCGTCGTCTACTTCTACCCGGCGGCGAACACCCCGGGCTGCACGACCGAGGCCTGCGACTTCCGCGACAACATCAACTCGTTGAAGAGCGCGGGCTACCAGGTGCTCGGAGTCTCGAAGGACTCCCCCGACGTGCTCAAGGGGTTCGCCGAGGCGCAGGGGCTCAACTTCCCGCTGCTCTCCGACCCCGACCTCGCCGTGCACAAGGCCTACGGCGCTTATGGCGAGAAGTCGCTGTACGGCAAGACCGTCACGGGCGTGATCCGCTCGACGTTCGTGATCGACGAGGAGGGTGCCGTCAGTCTGCCGCTCTACAACGTCAAGGCGACGGGGCACGTCGCGTCACTCGGCAAGAAGCTGAAGATCGACGCCTGA